The Ralstonia wenshanensis genome includes a region encoding these proteins:
- a CDS encoding glycosyltransferase family 2 protein, with protein sequence MSEIEAIQTEALQDIAPVKHDAVIQQVALSVCIPTYNRARYLDNLLAELVSQIGELKFSYELLIGDNCSTDATEEVVGRYQDKLNIRYFRRPSNLGSAENLNQLYRSAQGKYVLYHADDDLPILAEINNNIDIFERNPGVDVIFAPWFIHDLPTRQDVTAFYRQDDNYLIEQHDYAKLLALVLSHHLFPEIYLARREVMDRIYFSAPEPAFYAFVHAAEMLGSSAVYFSKTPFYRSVSRYFADETRAQAGNEEVKHAWDRYRGGLEYLFGKFSHTLPAAERPEWLNAINQFVLARMKVALRLRTHEGGNWIDNYYIANRVRALGEVSDLPAPYDLYRVNAAFEYVTKLDPFKPQPPKYATLRRAPLQVFHHAHGFADTEFLVLDDDDAIPHHTIVVTPIPMDIAVPPGREVRFVSELETLAKFP encoded by the coding sequence ATGAGTGAGATCGAAGCAATCCAAACCGAAGCGCTGCAGGACATCGCGCCCGTAAAGCACGACGCGGTCATCCAGCAGGTTGCGCTGAGCGTCTGCATCCCGACCTACAACCGCGCCCGCTACCTCGACAACCTGCTCGCAGAACTCGTCTCGCAGATCGGCGAACTGAAATTCAGCTACGAATTGCTGATCGGCGACAACTGCTCGACCGACGCGACGGAAGAGGTTGTGGGCCGCTATCAGGACAAGCTGAACATCCGGTATTTCCGCCGCCCGTCGAACCTCGGATCAGCAGAAAACCTGAACCAGCTCTATCGCAGCGCACAGGGCAAGTACGTGCTCTACCACGCCGATGACGACCTCCCGATCCTGGCCGAAATCAACAACAACATCGACATCTTCGAGCGCAACCCGGGCGTGGATGTCATCTTTGCGCCGTGGTTCATTCACGACTTGCCGACGCGGCAGGACGTCACCGCGTTCTATCGCCAGGACGACAACTACCTGATCGAGCAGCACGACTACGCCAAGCTGCTGGCACTGGTGTTGTCGCACCACCTCTTTCCGGAGATCTACCTGGCGCGCCGCGAGGTGATGGACCGCATCTACTTCAGCGCGCCGGAACCTGCGTTCTACGCCTTCGTGCACGCGGCCGAAATGCTCGGCTCCAGCGCGGTGTACTTCAGCAAGACGCCGTTCTATCGTTCGGTCTCGCGCTACTTTGCCGACGAGACCCGCGCCCAGGCCGGCAACGAAGAGGTGAAACACGCGTGGGACCGCTATCGCGGTGGCCTCGAATATCTGTTCGGCAAGTTCTCGCACACGCTGCCGGCCGCCGAGCGCCCCGAATGGCTGAACGCCATCAACCAGTTCGTGCTCGCACGCATGAAGGTCGCGCTGCGCCTGCGCACGCATGAAGGCGGCAACTGGATCGACAACTACTACATCGCCAACCGCGTCCGCGCGCTGGGTGAAGTGTCCGATCTTCCCGCACCGTATGACCTGTACCGTGTCAACGCGGCGTTCGAATACGTGACCAAGCTCGACCCGTTCAAGCCCCAGCCGCCGAAGTACGCCACGCTGCGCCGCGCGCCGCTGCAGGTCTTCCACCACGCGCACGGCTTTGCCGACACGGAGTTCCTGGTGCTCGACGACGATGACGCCATTCCGCATCACACCATCGTCGTCACGCCGATCCCGATGGACATTGCGGTGCCGCCCGGCCGCGAAGTCCGTTTCGTGTCGGAACTCGAAACGCTCGCCAAATTCCCCTGA
- a CDS encoding MarR family winged helix-turn-helix transcriptional regulator, whose protein sequence is MNDVLALDQQLCFPLYAAGHLLTRLYRPLLDELGLTYPQYLVMLACWQQAPCAVGDLGRTLYLDTGTLTPLLKRLEEQGLVTRTRDPEDQRRVVIELTDAGRALRERAAKVPEALVCKIPLELDEIGATRNVLRKLLDALATADDRE, encoded by the coding sequence GTGAACGACGTGCTGGCGCTCGATCAGCAGCTCTGCTTTCCTTTGTATGCCGCCGGCCATCTGCTGACGCGCCTCTACCGGCCGCTGCTGGATGAGCTGGGCCTGACCTATCCGCAATACCTCGTGATGCTGGCGTGCTGGCAGCAGGCGCCGTGCGCCGTAGGTGACCTCGGCCGCACGCTGTACCTCGATACGGGTACGCTGACCCCGTTGCTCAAGCGCCTGGAAGAACAAGGCCTCGTCACCCGCACGCGCGATCCCGAGGATCAGCGCCGCGTCGTCATCGAGCTGACCGATGCCGGCCGCGCACTGCGCGAGCGGGCGGCCAAAGTGCCCGAAGCGCTGGTTTGCAAGATTCCGCTGGAATTGGACGAGATTGGCGCCACGCGCAACGTGCTGCGCAAGCTGCTCGACGCACTGGCTACGGCGGACGACCGCGAATGA
- the rfbF gene encoding glucose-1-phosphate cytidylyltransferase, whose protein sequence is MKTVILAGGLGTRISEESHLRPKPMIEIGGRPILWHIMKIYAAHGINDFIICLGYKGYVIKEYFANYFLHMSDVTFDMSKNEVTVHERHAEPWRVTLVDTGEQSQTGGRLKRVAAYLDPNEPFCFTYGDGVSDIDITSKIAFHREHGKMATVTAVQPPGRYGMLQRDGARVTGFTEKPPGDGGSWINGGFFVLNPSVIEYIASEDTPWEGAPMARLAEMGELNTFEHHGFWQPMDTLRDKNSLEALWQAGSAPWKKW, encoded by the coding sequence ATGAAGACAGTGATCCTGGCCGGGGGCCTCGGCACACGCATCAGCGAGGAATCGCACCTGCGGCCCAAGCCGATGATCGAAATTGGTGGCCGCCCGATCCTGTGGCACATCATGAAGATCTATGCCGCCCACGGCATCAACGACTTCATCATCTGCCTCGGCTACAAGGGCTACGTCATCAAGGAGTACTTCGCCAACTACTTCCTGCACATGTCGGACGTGACGTTCGATATGTCGAAGAACGAAGTGACCGTGCACGAGCGCCATGCCGAGCCCTGGCGCGTCACGCTGGTCGACACGGGCGAGCAATCGCAGACCGGCGGGCGCCTGAAGCGCGTGGCCGCCTATCTGGACCCGAACGAACCGTTCTGCTTCACCTACGGCGACGGCGTGTCCGACATCGACATCACGAGCAAGATCGCCTTCCACCGCGAGCACGGCAAGATGGCGACCGTGACGGCCGTGCAGCCGCCGGGCCGCTACGGCATGCTCCAGCGCGACGGCGCCCGCGTGACCGGCTTTACCGAAAAGCCGCCCGGCGACGGCGGCAGCTGGATCAACGGCGGCTTCTTCGTGCTCAATCCGTCCGTCATCGAATACATCGCGAGCGAAGACACCCCGTGGGAAGGCGCGCCCATGGCACGCCTGGCCGAGATGGGCGAACTGAACACGTTCGAGCACCACGGCTTCTGGCAGCCGATGGACACGCTGCGCGACAAGAACAGTCTGGAAGCCCTTTGGCAAGCGGGGAGTGCACCGTGGAAAAAGTGGTGA
- a CDS encoding organic hydroperoxide resistance protein produces the protein MKTLYQTQVTAEGGRAGHVRSADGTLDLPLSLPRELGGAGGAATNPEQLFAAGYAACFENAVLHVARAKQIKLASTSVTATVGIGPREDGGFALTVSLAATLSGVDQATAEALVAAAHGVCPYSHAVRGNIDVQLNTVTR, from the coding sequence ATGAAGACGCTTTACCAGACGCAAGTCACCGCTGAAGGCGGCCGTGCCGGCCATGTTCGCAGCGCCGACGGCACGCTTGACCTGCCCCTGTCGCTGCCGCGCGAACTCGGCGGCGCCGGCGGTGCCGCCACCAACCCTGAGCAACTGTTTGCCGCCGGTTATGCCGCCTGCTTTGAAAACGCAGTGCTGCATGTTGCACGTGCCAAGCAGATCAAGCTGGCGTCGACATCGGTCACGGCCACGGTCGGCATCGGCCCGCGCGAAGACGGCGGGTTTGCGTTGACGGTGTCGCTGGCGGCCACCCTGAGCGGCGTTGACCAGGCGACGGCGGAGGCGCTTGTGGCTGCCGCACATGGTGTATGCCCCTATTCGCATGCCGTCCGTGGCAATATTGACGTCCAATTGAACACGGTCACGCGCTGA
- a CDS encoding DegT/DnrJ/EryC1/StrS family aminotransferase — MTQKILYSKPSITELEVEYATDAARNGWGDQCYAYINRFEKQFAEFVGTQYAIATSSCTGAMHMGLAALGIGAGDEVILADTNWIATASPITYVGATPVFVDILPDTWCLDPALVEAAITPRTKAIIATHLYGNLCEMDRLLDIGKRHGIPVIEDAAEAVGSRWHGHATGSQGIFGTFSFHGTKTMTTGEGGMFVTNDRALYDRVMTLNNHGRVPGGKQFWSDFIGFKYRISNVQAAIGCAQLERIDALVARKREIFAEYQADLGGVAGLALNPEAPGTLNSYWMPTVVFDEALGITRDGLLAAFSRRGIDARVFFYPLSQTELFGTSEATGRHKAPNSYAIAERAINLPSYHDMSSENIATVCNVVLDLVKAHQETLTCLAS, encoded by the coding sequence ATGACCCAGAAAATTCTGTACTCCAAGCCGTCGATCACCGAGCTGGAAGTCGAATACGCTACCGACGCCGCACGCAACGGCTGGGGCGACCAGTGCTACGCCTACATCAACCGCTTCGAAAAGCAGTTTGCGGAATTTGTCGGCACGCAGTACGCCATTGCGACCTCAAGCTGCACCGGTGCCATGCACATGGGCCTGGCCGCGCTCGGCATCGGTGCCGGCGATGAGGTGATCCTGGCCGACACGAACTGGATCGCCACGGCGTCGCCCATCACCTACGTGGGCGCAACGCCCGTGTTTGTCGACATCCTGCCGGACACATGGTGCCTGGACCCGGCGCTCGTGGAAGCGGCCATCACGCCGCGCACGAAGGCGATCATCGCCACGCACCTCTATGGCAACCTGTGCGAGATGGACCGCCTGCTGGACATCGGCAAGCGCCACGGCATTCCTGTCATCGAAGATGCGGCCGAGGCTGTGGGCTCTCGCTGGCACGGTCATGCAACCGGGTCGCAAGGCATCTTCGGCACGTTCTCGTTCCATGGCACCAAGACCATGACGACGGGCGAAGGCGGCATGTTCGTCACCAACGACCGTGCGCTGTACGACCGCGTGATGACGCTGAACAACCACGGCCGCGTGCCGGGCGGCAAGCAGTTCTGGTCCGACTTCATCGGCTTCAAGTACCGGATTTCCAATGTGCAGGCCGCCATCGGCTGCGCGCAGCTTGAGCGTATCGACGCGCTGGTGGCGCGCAAGCGCGAGATCTTTGCCGAATATCAGGCGGACCTTGGCGGCGTTGCCGGCTTGGCGCTCAACCCCGAGGCGCCCGGCACGCTCAACAGCTACTGGATGCCCACCGTCGTGTTTGACGAAGCGCTGGGCATTACGCGCGACGGGCTGCTGGCCGCGTTCTCGCGCCGCGGCATCGATGCACGCGTGTTCTTCTATCCGCTGAGCCAGACGGAGCTGTTCGGCACGTCCGAGGCCACCGGGCGCCACAAGGCGCCCAACAGCTACGCAATTGCCGAGCGCGCCATCAACCTGCCCTCGTACCACGACATGTCGAGCGAGAACATCGCAACGGTATGCAACGTGGTGCTCGATCTCGTGAAAGCCCACCAGGAGACGCTGACATGCCTGGCATCCTGA
- a CDS encoding class I SAM-dependent methyltransferase, translated as MTQGALPCNVCQQPLAEPIYRAAPQSSLSSLRRAMDGTLEVFCCAACGHIQTAELCDNGSFYDTEYDILVGSEEEDQIYAVENGQKIFRADHQVATFQRKLALPEGARVVDFGCAKSATMRLLKQQRPDVNVHLFDISDRYVGFWEKFLSPEQWATYTIPPAWQRSFDVVSSFFSLEHIPDLTTALRNIHSLLRDGGRLYAIVPNTFTNSVDFLVADHVNHFTHTSLQTLLANHGFDLLEADAQSHRGAFVVTAVRRPGDSKVAPMLDTQELADTQRAARKLAGFWQQASSHLTDFETQHGNAPAVIYGAGFYGAYTASNLQQPHALRAFVDQNPYLQGSSLAGKPVVALDSIPDEVEVVYLAVNPVIADEVRHTVEAAYPNRFRYFRFQP; from the coding sequence ATGACCCAAGGTGCACTGCCCTGCAATGTCTGCCAGCAACCGCTGGCCGAACCGATTTACCGCGCTGCGCCGCAAAGCTCGCTGTCTTCGCTGCGCCGTGCCATGGACGGCACGCTGGAAGTCTTCTGCTGTGCCGCGTGCGGCCATATCCAGACCGCCGAGCTGTGTGACAACGGCAGCTTCTACGACACCGAGTACGACATCCTCGTGGGCAGCGAGGAAGAAGACCAGATCTACGCGGTTGAGAACGGCCAGAAGATCTTCCGCGCCGACCACCAGGTCGCCACGTTCCAGCGCAAGCTGGCCCTGCCGGAAGGGGCGCGCGTGGTCGACTTCGGCTGCGCAAAAAGCGCCACCATGCGCCTGCTGAAACAGCAGCGCCCCGACGTAAACGTCCACCTGTTCGACATCAGCGACCGCTACGTCGGCTTCTGGGAAAAGTTCCTGAGCCCCGAACAATGGGCGACGTACACGATTCCGCCGGCATGGCAGCGTTCGTTCGATGTCGTCAGCTCGTTCTTCTCGCTGGAGCACATCCCCGACCTGACGACCGCGCTGCGCAACATCCACAGCCTGCTGCGTGACGGCGGCCGGCTGTACGCGATCGTGCCAAACACGTTCACCAACTCGGTCGACTTTCTGGTGGCCGATCACGTCAACCATTTCACGCACACGTCGCTGCAGACGCTGCTGGCCAACCACGGGTTTGATCTGCTCGAGGCCGACGCCCAAAGCCATCGTGGCGCGTTCGTCGTGACCGCCGTGCGCCGTCCTGGTGACAGCAAAGTCGCGCCGATGCTCGACACACAAGAATTGGCCGACACGCAGCGCGCCGCTCGCAAGCTTGCGGGTTTCTGGCAGCAAGCCTCCAGCCATCTGACGGACTTTGAAACGCAGCACGGCAACGCGCCCGCTGTGATTTACGGTGCCGGGTTCTACGGCGCCTACACCGCAAGCAACCTGCAACAGCCGCATGCCCTGCGCGCGTTTGTCGATCAGAACCCGTACCTGCAAGGGTCGTCCCTGGCCGGCAAGCCGGTGGTGGCGCTCGACAGCATTCCGGACGAAGTTGAAGTGGTGTACCTGGCCGTGAACCCGGTCATTGCCGATGAAGTGCGGCACACCGTGGAAGCCGCGTATCCGAATCGCTTCCGCTATTTCCGTTTCCAGCCATGA
- the rfbG gene encoding CDP-glucose 4,6-dehydratase, whose translation MEKVVKLDPRAWAGKRVFLTGHTGFKGSWLALWLHQLGAEVTGYSLAPETHPNLFTLAEVESALAGHTLGDIRDADALRAAMTAARPDVVFHLAAQPLVRASYNDPVGTYATNVMGTVNVLEAARGCTNLSAIVVATTDKCYDNREWAWGYRETDALGGHDPYSASKACAELVAASYRRAFFANGPLLATGRAGNVIGGGDWSEDRLIPDAERAMRAGTPLVIRSPHATRPWQHVLDCLHGYLVLAQRLLAGDAACATAWNFGPDSAATRTVEQVLQGLQQHWPALIWQLDANAATGKHEAGMLHLDASRARQQLGWQTAWPFETALEQTAAWYRHLHEKTADARALCDQQIDRFTAAASAATPRSAA comes from the coding sequence GTGGAAAAAGTGGTGAAGCTCGACCCGCGTGCGTGGGCCGGCAAGCGCGTCTTCCTGACCGGGCACACCGGCTTCAAGGGCAGCTGGCTGGCACTGTGGCTGCACCAGCTTGGCGCCGAGGTGACCGGCTACAGCCTGGCGCCCGAAACGCACCCCAATCTCTTTACGCTGGCCGAGGTGGAATCCGCCTTGGCCGGCCATACGCTCGGCGATATCCGTGACGCGGATGCCTTGCGTGCCGCCATGACCGCGGCGCGACCCGACGTCGTCTTTCACCTGGCCGCGCAACCGCTGGTGCGCGCGTCGTACAACGACCCAGTCGGCACCTACGCCACCAACGTAATGGGCACCGTGAACGTGCTGGAGGCCGCGCGCGGCTGCACGAACCTGTCCGCCATCGTGGTCGCCACCACCGACAAGTGCTACGACAACCGCGAATGGGCCTGGGGCTACCGCGAGACAGATGCACTCGGCGGCCATGACCCGTACAGCGCATCCAAGGCCTGCGCCGAACTGGTGGCCGCAAGCTACCGGCGCGCCTTTTTCGCCAACGGCCCGCTGCTGGCCACCGGCCGCGCAGGCAATGTGATCGGCGGCGGCGACTGGTCGGAAGACCGCCTCATCCCCGATGCCGAGCGCGCGATGCGTGCCGGTACGCCGCTGGTGATCCGCTCACCGCACGCCACGCGGCCGTGGCAGCACGTTCTGGACTGCCTGCATGGGTACCTGGTGCTCGCTCAACGGCTGTTGGCCGGCGACGCCGCGTGCGCAACCGCCTGGAACTTCGGCCCGGACAGCGCCGCCACGCGCACGGTCGAACAGGTCTTGCAAGGCTTGCAGCAACATTGGCCCGCACTGATCTGGCAACTGGACGCCAATGCCGCCACCGGCAAGCACGAGGCCGGCATGCTGCATCTCGACGCCAGCCGGGCACGCCAGCAACTAGGCTGGCAGACGGCGTGGCCGTTCGAGACCGCGCTGGAACAAACCGCCGCGTGGTACCGGCATCTGCATGAAAAAACCGCGGATGCGCGCGCGCTGTGCGACCAACAGATCGACCGCTTCACCGCTGCCGCATCTGCTGCCACACCCAGGAGCGCCGCATGA
- a CDS encoding glycosyltransferase family 2 protein, producing MSAPSASADVALVVIARNEAASIARCLLSAKPFVDRMVVLDTGSTDDTVAIAQSCGALVSHMAWTNDFSAARNTALQAANADWNLVLDADEWLESGGEHLRTLSGREPSVGVVCVKNDTDAAEAASQLIAWIPRVLPRGVHYTGRIHEQPVSSLPAARVPIVVRHDGYTAAKMQKKGERNTQLLLDELAHRPDDPYVLYQLGKETELHHEDYAKAATYYARAFSLAPADAPYRRNLALRYVYSLGKADRVEEALAQGDVAIQTWPDFPDLCFALGLVLLDAAAKQPDEAGARWLPLAEQVLNRCLEIGDQPEMDGSVVGRGSFLAAQQLAIVYQMQSHALARKSEHYLTLSKQLQNASSQ from the coding sequence ATGAGCGCCCCGTCTGCTTCCGCCGATGTGGCGCTGGTTGTCATCGCCCGCAATGAAGCCGCCAGCATTGCCCGCTGCCTGCTCAGCGCCAAGCCGTTTGTCGATCGCATGGTGGTGCTGGATACGGGCTCGACCGACGACACCGTAGCCATTGCCCAGTCGTGCGGCGCGCTCGTCAGCCACATGGCCTGGACGAACGATTTCTCGGCCGCGCGCAACACCGCGCTGCAGGCTGCCAATGCCGACTGGAATCTCGTCCTCGATGCAGACGAATGGCTGGAGAGTGGCGGCGAGCACCTGCGCACGCTCAGCGGCCGAGAGCCGTCCGTGGGCGTGGTGTGCGTCAAGAACGATACCGATGCGGCCGAAGCCGCCAGCCAACTGATTGCGTGGATCCCGCGCGTGCTGCCGCGTGGCGTGCACTATACGGGGCGCATTCACGAGCAGCCGGTGTCGTCATTGCCAGCGGCGCGCGTGCCGATCGTGGTCCGCCACGACGGCTATACCGCGGCCAAGATGCAGAAGAAAGGCGAGCGCAATACGCAACTGCTGCTCGATGAACTCGCGCACAGGCCGGACGACCCATACGTGCTGTATCAGCTCGGCAAGGAAACCGAGCTGCACCATGAAGACTACGCAAAGGCCGCAACGTACTACGCACGCGCCTTCAGCCTGGCGCCGGCAGATGCGCCCTACCGCCGCAACCTCGCGCTGCGCTATGTGTACAGCCTCGGCAAGGCCGACCGCGTTGAAGAGGCGCTCGCGCAAGGCGATGTCGCCATCCAGACGTGGCCGGACTTTCCTGATCTGTGCTTTGCGCTGGGATTGGTGTTGCTGGATGCGGCGGCCAAGCAGCCTGATGAGGCAGGCGCCCGGTGGCTACCGTTGGCAGAGCAGGTCCTCAACCGCTGCCTTGAGATCGGCGACCAACCGGAGATGGACGGCAGCGTCGTCGGCCGGGGCAGCTTCCTCGCTGCCCAGCAACTGGCGATCGTGTACCAGATGCAGAGTCACGCGCTCGCACGCAAGTCCGAGCACTATCTGACGCTGTCAAAACAGCTGCAGAACGCTTCGTCTCAATAA
- a CDS encoding WbqC family protein, whose protein sequence is MKIVITQPMLFPWVGLLEQILLADVLVNYADVQFSKGSFTNRVQIKEPAGTRWMTVPLEKFHLGARIDEVKPATNVDWRAQHLRMLEQAYEAAPHASDMLALVRTVYEAEYANMGALALASMRAVCRYLGIDLDSKFVDSPELDIPGRNSDRVLAIVKKLQGDTYITGHGARNYLAHAEFEQQGVTVEYMNYAMRPYPQLHGAFTPFVSSLDLIANHGPAGKQYMCPQTLNWREFIQ, encoded by the coding sequence ATGAAGATCGTGATCACACAGCCGATGCTGTTCCCGTGGGTGGGTCTGCTCGAGCAGATCCTGCTGGCCGACGTGCTCGTCAATTACGCCGACGTGCAGTTCTCCAAGGGCAGCTTCACCAACCGCGTGCAGATCAAGGAGCCCGCCGGCACGCGATGGATGACGGTGCCGCTGGAGAAGTTCCACCTCGGCGCGCGCATTGATGAAGTCAAACCCGCTACCAATGTCGACTGGCGTGCGCAGCATCTGCGCATGCTGGAGCAGGCCTACGAAGCCGCACCGCATGCAAGCGACATGCTGGCGCTGGTGCGCACGGTGTACGAGGCCGAGTACGCCAACATGGGTGCGCTGGCACTGGCGTCCATGCGCGCGGTGTGCCGCTACCTGGGCATCGACCTGGACAGCAAGTTTGTCGACTCGCCTGAGCTGGACATTCCCGGCCGCAACAGCGACCGCGTACTCGCCATCGTGAAGAAGCTGCAAGGCGACACCTACATCACCGGACACGGCGCCAGGAACTACCTGGCCCACGCCGAGTTCGAGCAGCAAGGCGTCACCGTCGAATACATGAACTACGCCATGCGGCCGTATCCGCAGTTGCATGGCGCATTCACCCCCTTTGTCAGCAGCCTGGACCTGATTGCCAACCACGGCCCGGCCGGCAAGCAGTACATGTGCCCTCAGACCCTCAACTGGCGCGAGTTCATCCAATGA
- a CDS encoding GNAT family N-acetyltransferase: MIARGSLVLREWRESDIAQLLPLRNDVPTQLQLMTRPRPNSAASVRDWLIAKSKQSDLVLFVIASQADDSVLGYLQLNHIDAVNRHASLGICLASSAQGKGHGRAACEAAFAYASETLCLRKITLEVLAENTRAIALYEKLDFRTIGTLAGHYLQDNRWHDVVLMERMLSS, from the coding sequence ATGATCGCGCGCGGTTCACTCGTTCTTCGGGAATGGCGCGAGAGCGACATCGCCCAACTGCTGCCGCTGCGCAACGACGTGCCGACGCAGCTGCAGCTCATGACGCGCCCGCGGCCAAACTCGGCTGCGAGTGTGCGCGACTGGCTGATCGCGAAATCGAAGCAGAGCGACCTGGTGCTCTTCGTCATTGCCAGCCAAGCAGATGACAGCGTGCTGGGCTATCTGCAGTTGAACCACATCGATGCGGTCAATCGACACGCTTCGCTGGGCATCTGCCTGGCGTCGTCCGCGCAAGGCAAGGGCCACGGGCGGGCCGCATGCGAAGCCGCGTTTGCGTACGCCAGCGAAACGCTGTGCCTGCGCAAGATCACGCTAGAGGTCCTGGCCGAGAACACACGCGCCATCGCGCTGTACGAGAAGCTCGACTTCCGCACCATCGGCACGTTGGCCGGCCACTACCTGCAAGACAACCGTTGGCATGACGTTGTCCTGATGGAACGGATGCTGTCGTCATGA
- the rfbC gene encoding dTDP-4-dehydrorhamnose 3,5-epimerase → MSRFSIQPTPLDGVVEISRKVIGDHRGYFTRFFCADELAAAGFDSPIAQINHSYSAKRGTVRGLHFQYPPHAEIKLVSCVRGRVFDVAVDLRAGSPTFLQWHAVELSAERHNSLLVPRGFAHGFQALEDDCELLYLTSTPYAQAAEDGLNPTDSRLGIAWPLDITECSDRDRNHPPLTDAFAGITLRAQNPELQEQP, encoded by the coding sequence ATGAGCCGCTTCAGCATCCAACCGACACCGCTGGACGGCGTGGTTGAAATCAGCCGCAAGGTCATCGGTGACCATCGCGGTTACTTCACGCGCTTCTTCTGCGCAGATGAACTTGCCGCCGCCGGCTTTGACAGCCCGATCGCGCAAATCAATCACTCGTATTCCGCCAAGCGCGGCACCGTGCGTGGGCTGCATTTTCAATACCCGCCACATGCCGAGATCAAGCTGGTGAGTTGCGTGCGCGGTCGCGTGTTCGACGTGGCCGTTGACCTGCGTGCTGGCTCCCCAACGTTCCTGCAATGGCATGCGGTGGAGTTATCCGCCGAACGCCACAACAGCCTGCTGGTGCCGCGCGGCTTTGCCCACGGCTTCCAGGCGCTGGAAGACGATTGCGAGCTGCTGTATCTGACCTCGACGCCGTACGCGCAAGCCGCTGAAGACGGCCTTAACCCGACCGACAGCCGCCTGGGCATTGCCTGGCCGCTCGACATTACCGAATGCTCCGACCGGGACCGCAACCATCCGCCGCTGACCGACGCGTTTGCGGGCATCACGTTGCGTGCCCAGAATCCTGAACTGCAGGAACAGCCATGA
- a CDS encoding phytanoyl-CoA dioxygenase family protein: MPGILSPDQVETFQRDGLLILRDFYAPSQVEPIQRAIYDIIGLVIDKYSLDIERAPFAPERFDDGYQAVIKANRKYGAEVYDAVKQIPAFVRLLGDERHEQLVRQVRPGALPGIAHAGSGIRIDNPREEKFRANWHQEYPAQLRSLDGVVFWSPLVEITPEIGPVEFCPGSHVEGPLPVFSADPDNAGKQGAYALLIKDEASYLARYPHVQPLTKPGDLVMVDFLVLHASGHNTSQRSRWSMQFRYFNFCEPTGRSHGWKGSYANGVDFRTVHPELSVEA; the protein is encoded by the coding sequence ATGCCTGGCATCCTGAGCCCCGATCAGGTCGAGACCTTCCAGCGCGACGGCCTGCTGATCCTGCGCGACTTCTACGCGCCGTCGCAGGTGGAGCCGATCCAGCGCGCCATCTACGACATCATCGGTCTGGTGATCGACAAATACAGTCTCGACATCGAGCGCGCACCGTTTGCGCCGGAGCGGTTCGACGACGGTTATCAGGCCGTCATCAAGGCCAATCGCAAATACGGCGCGGAGGTGTACGACGCCGTCAAGCAGATCCCCGCGTTTGTCCGCCTGCTGGGCGACGAGCGCCATGAGCAGCTCGTTCGCCAAGTGCGCCCCGGCGCGCTGCCGGGCATTGCGCACGCCGGCTCCGGCATCCGCATCGACAACCCGCGCGAAGAGAAATTTCGCGCCAACTGGCATCAGGAGTATCCGGCCCAGTTGCGCAGCCTGGACGGCGTGGTGTTCTGGAGCCCGCTCGTCGAAATCACGCCCGAGATCGGGCCCGTGGAGTTCTGCCCGGGCTCGCACGTCGAAGGACCGCTGCCCGTCTTCAGCGCCGACCCGGACAACGCCGGCAAGCAAGGCGCCTACGCATTGCTGATCAAGGACGAGGCGAGCTACCTCGCGCGCTATCCGCACGTGCAGCCGTTGACCAAGCCGGGCGATCTGGTGATGGTCGACTTCCTGGTGCTGCACGCCTCGGGCCACAACACGAGCCAGCGATCGCGCTGGTCGATGCAGTTCCGCTACTTCAATTTCTGCGAGCCGACCGGGCGCTCGCACGGTTGGAAGGGTTCGTACGCCAACGGCGTCGACTTCCGTACCGTCCACCCCGAACTCTCCGTGGAAGCCTGA
- the fliE gene encoding flagellar hook-basal body complex protein FliE: protein MDLSNAHSVVSLMNSVLAPSTVGGSSASGETGKPSVDFGSVLKSSLDRVDASQQKAESISRSFEMGNNDVDLHDVMLSLQKANIDMQTAVQVRNKLVSAYQSIMSMSI, encoded by the coding sequence ATGGATCTCTCCAACGCCCATTCCGTCGTCTCGCTGATGAACAGCGTGCTGGCGCCGTCCACTGTCGGCGGCAGCAGCGCCAGCGGCGAAACCGGCAAACCCAGCGTCGACTTCGGCTCCGTGCTGAAGTCGTCGCTGGACCGCGTCGACGCTTCACAGCAGAAGGCCGAATCCATTTCCCGCAGCTTTGAAATGGGCAACAACGACGTCGACCTGCACGACGTGATGCTCTCGCTGCAGAAGGCCAACATCGACATGCAGACGGCCGTACAGGTGCGCAACAAGCTGGTCTCGGCCTATCAAAGCATCATGAGCATGTCGATCTAA